TGATAGACAGAACCAGGCTGGGGAATTACCCAGGTCTTTTCCCTGTGTCAGATAAACACTTGTGGTCTCGTCATTCCCTTTGCTCAAGTACAGAGGGAATGGCTGGAAAGGAAATTTAATATCCCtgagcccctgcagccctggcagaggaggagctgaTCACTCACCTTGACTTTCTCTCCTGTCAGCATCTCCATCTCACACTCCTCCCCGATGACAAACTCGTTGTGCAGCACTTTGGAGCCAGTGGTCACAGTAATCTTGAACTTTTTTCCATCCTGTACAATTTCTGAGATGCTCTTGATGTCCTTGCCCTTCTGGATCTGATCATCGGGAAGCCCTGCCCGGGAACAAGAGACATTAGGTGGACCTTGGAGCCATTGGTGGGCAGGTTGCTACTGCTGAATGAATGTAGCAGGATTTGGGGACTCACAGCTGGGAGGATTTCTATTCCAGTGTGGAAACATCTCCCTCGCCTCACCGACCTGGCTGGGAGCAGAACAGCTACCTCCCTGGCTAAGCATCAATCGGATAGAAAAAatcctgtgtttttttttctttcactgagaCGCAAGCAGAGAAAATGGAATAAATCGAGGCAGAATGGGAGAACCAAGTAGGTTTTTTATGAGATTCAGGCTCCCTCAGACCCAGCTCACTGAAGTCTTCTCTCGAAGCCTGAAGCTGATCTGACAGGTAAAGCCCCTCCAGCACATAACTGTGCAGAATTAGTGCAAAGCCTCCTGAATCTCTGCAGGAGCACCTTCCCTGGCATGGACACTGGTGGAAATCTAGCTAGCCACATTCATCATTAAGCATTTAAACAACCCTGACTATTTTTCCGACGAATGGTGGAATCTGGGGCTTTGTAGCATCGCTAAGCAGCAGCACGGTGGGCTGAGCGATGTCCTGCTCGCCATCAACTTTCACAGCCTGACAGAGCAGATCTATAGCTGCCCTAAGCCACCAAGGTCCTGCTGGCTTATCACGTGTGTGCAGCACTCTGTTGTGCTGGCCTGTGGCTGCAGAGCTTGCTGGGACCATTTTCCTGCAAGCCATAAAATTTCACCCAGCATCTCCTGACCTCCAGCCACCAGCCAGAGAGATGCTTTCTCCTCTATTTTGAGATCACATCTCCACgcacatacatttaaaaagccCCAACAATTGCAAGATCACAGACAGAAATAGGAAATCTGAGAGATGTTTTCAATCTACATCATCAGCACAGGTAGTTTCCCAAATATTAGTGGGATCTGCAGAGGCAAAGCAGCACATAGCTCATGCAGGCACTTACCAAGGGCTTTCATAAAAGGCTCAAAATTTTCCTGGGACTGGAGTTCGTACTTTCCAGTGAAGCTCATGATGGAAAAGCTCTCTGTGCTCCCAACACAAGAGAAGGTGCCTTGCTGGTAAGCAGAGCTTGGTTTTATAAGGTCCTTTTGCCTTAAAAGTTGGTCAGAGGTAAGATGATGTAATTCTTTTATGGCCATGTTCAAACATTAACATAAAACTGGGCAATGGTCAGTGATAAATTGCTCTACATTTTACAGACCTCAATTTAAAACGTGGGGGCAGGGAAAATTCCGTAAACCCGTTTTATGGAGGTAGCAACGTGGCATCCataaacaattatttaaaaaaaaattgtgcaaaGAGATCAATTATCAGAGGAACGAGCCAAATCATCTAATCAGCTTGCATCTGGAAGTGCACAtctggaagaggagaaagcagtgAAAGATTATGGTGTCCCCTGGAGCTGACACCGGTGGGGTCTCTATTCACTGATATGTGCACGCTGGGTCTTTAGCACTGGCATGAAGAGTAGTGACTGCACGCTGGCAGACACTAACTTGCTCATTCCTTCAGATGCCTAGTGGTCCTCTGTAATGGTGGGTTTTGGTGTAACCCAGATGTAGCAGTAGTCACAAAATCATCATTGTCCCCTAAGGAGAAAACACGTCTCAAAATGAAATCCTGGGCTTGAATTGGCCCACACTGAAGGCTGCAGTTTAATTCAGACTCCATCACTATGGCCTTGCCTCCAAGAAAGGGGTTTCATGTGGATAGATGGACCAGTGCCATTAGTCATCTAGCAAGGCTATTGCCAGGAGCCACCACTAAAACcgcctttcctctcctttccccagaGGAGCCACAGTCACTCGTGTACTGAAGGAGCATCCCAGCCCTCAGAGCTGAATTTCTCCCAAACGCCACATCAAAATTAGGGCCAGCGGCAGCCTCCAAGCTGAGCCCAATTCCTCCCTCCAAAGCAGGACTCGGGGCTGGTCTCCTCTCCCAGTGTGGTCCCCTTGGCTGAGCATCCCGAGTTGCTGCACAGCGTCTGAGCATCCACCCTCTGGGTCTGGACTCCCAGGCTCACCTTCTTGCTCCCATCTCATCCTCTGCCCCAATGAATTTCTCCTGCCTCCCAAAGTCACCAGCTCAGggattttcccctttttcactCACATGCCTTCTCCTCTTTGCAATTCTTCCATTCTGCCTTCTCATAGCatctttggcttttttaaagtgaaatcaTGGATAAGCACGAAAAAAACCCTGTCTCCTTCCAGTGGAGATGGTGTCAGAGCCCTCTGCAGCTGACTGTCCCACTCCTTCAGGCTCAGCCCGGGGCTGCCGCCCTCCTCCACGCTCTGTGCTGCAGTGGTGAGCAGTGACACTGCCAGGGCTAGATTTAGCCTCAGTTTCTGGTTAATTAGTACAGGCCGTGTCTGCCTGAcaaggcaggagagggaagaacTCTGCCGGTGGGGTGGGTGGTAGGTGAAGTTGACTGGGGGGGGGATGTCCATAGGGGACATCACCCCTCCAAACCATGGAGGGCGTCAGGCAGGTTCAGAGAGCACTCATGGGAAGGTGGGCTGATTCAGCAATTTCTccaaacaaacagcttttcagcttttttcccttttatcccCCGCTTCCCAACAGGAATGACATCACCTTAGgaattgcatttcattttttcccccaccctgGGTGAATACCCTGGGGTCACGTGAGGCCGTGCTGCCACATGTCCCTTTTCAATGTCTTCTTCATGGGGACAGTGGTGACTGACCTCTCCGGCCAGGTCCTGGCAGCACCCCAAGCTGGCAGTTCCCTGCCTCCCACCAGGCAATGTCCTCCAGCCACGGACCACCTGGAAGCACACGTGTGCCTCCCACGCATTCATGCCCTGgacctccagcagctcctccaggcaATTCGGGTCCCCTCTCTTTGCACAGTGGGGAGAGAGATTCAGACCTGAAAAAAACACCTGAATATTTTTCTATCATCTGACTCATTTTGGAGCCCAGCGCTCCCAATGCACTATGGGGTGATCACCATGGGAAAGCTCCAGCTCTGCACGCCTCATTTTTGCCCCACCATCATCAACTGGAGCAGCCTGGAGTTGTGGTTTCCATTCATTTTTCAGCGAGATGCACTCCCAGACTGACCACATCTGACCACATCCCAGTGCCGGGGGGGAATGCCCAGTTGTCACCCATTTCCGCATGCAGGCTAGGGAGAAGTCACTTAGTGAAGTGACTCCACTAAGTCAGTAGGGAGAGACCTTTCTCAGGTAATCTCAGCCATGTCCAGTGCCATGAGTACCTCTGAGCTGACATCGAGGTAAGTCGAAAGAGAGAAATAGGAGAAACACGTCATGAGTAGTGTCCCAGGGCTGCCTAtccccctccagcctctccaAATGAAGCCTACATGCCTAGGGCATTTGTAAATGTTTCATATTATCCAAGATGAAACCAATCTTAGGTGCTTGAAGGAGCATCTTATCTTCCCCAGCCCCTGAGGAAGCCTGACATCTCAGCCACCACAGACTTCCCAGGTTCACAGTCTCCCTGGGAGACCCATTCCAGCTTGAAAGGAGCTACAACCACCAAGCTAATGAGACCTGAGCCTAAGACAGGATTTGGAAAAGCCCACCAGGTTTTGTACCACAGTCTTTTAAATGGTTATCGTGCCTAATCTGGAGCTAAACCACTTAGAAAACCACCAGAAACTGGGTGAGAACTCCCTCTGGGCAGGCCAGGCTCCTAAGGTCTGGATGTCACCCATCAAATGTTAAAAGGGGGATATAATTATTCAGGACTCTCTTGGTAATTGGGCAGAAATTGTTTGAGTAGTTGGCAGAAACAGGCAACTCATGAGAGAATTCACCCCATTTGGGACCCAAGTTGTTTTCTGCAGGTATCCTCTCCTCTTCTACTTATTGTGGATAGATATAAAATATCTATGCACCCAGCTTCGGTGTGTTGGATAAATGTGGACTATGGATCACTGCTGGCAAGTTTGGAATGCAACCAGCTGATTTTTGATCAATGatcaaaaataaaacctctttGTTTTGCCTGCAAGTGTTCTGTCAGACTTGTGTGCTTTTATTTCCCCTagtaaagaaatgcagaagttcttataaaaaaagaagaaacctttACTGAATGAAATTTGGCCAGGGTAATTATTATCTAGCCAGGCCTGCTGAGCAAACAGCGGGTGAGATAAACTTAATCTCAATAGCAAAGTTCAGAATACTTGTACATCTCCCCACCAGAATACAGGATCTTTTAAAACATGACATCATTTTAGCTTTCCAGGGCCAAGAAAATGCACCTGATTTACATTAACAGAAGGCCAAGTCAACTGACCATTTGATTAAGACTAAATCCATACCCTAAAACCTGGACACGGTTtgtagaaagaggaaaaggcatGGATCATTTTCAAAAATTGTTGAGGAAGCCATGTCTTGTGGGAAGCCAGCGGGTACTTTTGTGTTTaagttgctttgaaaataaagcgTAGGATCTTagaagcttttcagaaaaaaaggaccAAGTGTCTCATTTCTGCTTTTCGCACCTGAATCGAAGATATGGACATGCAAATCTTCTCAGTTCTCTCCTAGCCATGGAGGTATCCGAATGCTCTGTGTCCCAAGGTGATGAATCAGAGAAATGCCGCTTTGAGAGGGACCTCTGAACGTCTCTGGTTCaccctcctgctcaaagcaagaccaccaccaccaacagATCAGCTCAGCCCTGGCTTTGGCGAAACCTCAAAAACCACCTTCTCTGCCTCTCTGGGTACCCATCCTGGGGCTGCGCCACCCAGCTCTTGAAAAAGAGGTGCTCAACCCAAACCTCCCAAAGTGCAATTTGTGGCCAGTGCCTCATGTTGTAACATCTGCCGTAATCAAAAAGAGTTTGGCCCTGTCGTCTCTGTAGCTGCCCGTGGAGCAGTTGCAGGCTGTTATCACCTTCCCTCAACCCTTCCCTGGGATTCCCAGTTCCAGCTCCCACTTTTACTCCACGTCTGCCAGGGCACTGGGAAATCACCCTCCTACGTGCACTTCTTCTTGAGGATTTGGACATTATGGTGGGGAACAGGATTTAGAGTCTCAGGGCTCCTGCAGCAAAAatccttctctgcttcctccagTTTGAACTAGAGCTCTTATTTAAGCTCTGAACTATGAAAGGGACTTTACAGCTGGAGCGCTGTGTGGTGAGAAGCGCTTCATTCTAGCCCAACACGGGGTACCTGGCAGCCTTGTGGAGGTCTGGGAATGTCTTCACGCACCTCTCCCCTATCTCTCCTGCTCTTCTTATCCATCCCACCAATGACTCCCCAGACTTTGTGAAGCCTTTGGTTTCACCTCAGTGCTTTGGGAATCTGGGACTGGGCTCTACCCTGAAATTTTCTTAGCCCAAATGTGAAAGGCTACAAGCCAGGGCTTTTGCTGATTTAGTCATGGATTTCTCTAATGCAGGTCCAGttggacaccccaaaacccctaGCCATTTTTTGAAGAGCTTGGTCACAAGCTTGCCAATCACAGATCCCCAGGTGGGCTTCCCTCTTTCTCAACCCATATTATTGCTTGGGTGAtctctttctgctctgcttgtACCTGGGAACTTGGTCTGCTGCCTAGTTTTCACATCTTTGGTCTGATTATCTTTAACCTTGAGGAACAAAGGTTTCTTCAGCAGGCCACATGACTGCATTGCTTCAAAAGGTTGGATGGGATGGGAAAAGATGCTGCTGCCACCGTCAACTCTCTGTCCCTCTTGGTTTCCACCAAGTTTTCATTGTGCTGCATTACCAAGACAGCACTGAGATGAAATACGGCACCTTTcccacatttttctctttttaaaacagctgtggCAGTCTCCTGGGTGCTGGCTGCCTCCAAGCTGTAACTTCCAAGCCGTAGACATGCAAGCACCAGTTCATATTGGTTTAGATTAGATATGCCATTATCAGAGCCTTGATAAGACTGCCGAAAGCGGCAGCTTGTACGGAGCCCTGCTGCTTGATTAAGCTTTTCATTAATGCCAAAATTCAGCAAAGGCCAGCCCTCAGCCCTTGTCATCTTTTTTACAAAGGTCCCAAAGGGAGCAAAGGCTCAATATTGCTT
The Haliaeetus albicilla chromosome 1, bHalAlb1.1, whole genome shotgun sequence DNA segment above includes these coding regions:
- the FABP1 gene encoding fatty acid-binding protein, liver, with protein sequence MSFTGKYELQSQENFEPFMKALGLPDDQIQKGKDIKSISEIVQDGKKFKITVTTGSKVLHNEFVIGEECEMEMLTGEKVKAVVQMEGNNRLVANLKGLKSVTELNGDTIINTLSMGDLTYKRISKRI